Proteins from a genomic interval of Bombyx mori chromosome 8, ASM3026992v2:
- the LOC101736140 gene encoding perilipin-4 isoform X23: MFSGIAGAFRSIGEKTASLFDRKKKDAEQLAAEKAQEAAHVVEDQVKKAGELIGGAEKSANDAASSAADAKHSAIDAIDKELSKVSLAAGEAADAANKAVADGKKVLDTTKDTLSTTADNTKKAAESAINTAKDTVSSTLESTKSAAQTAAETGKSYIDTATDTAQDSLQTTLNSYVSAAYSAIDIGRTCLETAKDTLANTVDTTKKTAQSTYETGKTYVDSAKDTVQNTLQSTVDTAKNVANTTVETGKDYVNTAKDTVASTVDTTKNAAASAVEKGATIVGAAKDNVANTVYSTVDSTKNAAASVVDKGSSLIGTAKDTVQNTVDTSKNVAASAVDKSTSFIGGARDSLTSTVHSAVDTTKNFGAATVEKGSAVIGTAKDTVAQTVHATVDATKNVAASAIEKGTTAIGSAKETVANTVSTTVDATKNVAAAVVEKGSTIVGTAKDTLANTVHTTVDTTKNVAASTVEKGASLIGTAKDTVATTLNTTVDATKSVASSAVEKGTSLIGTAKDTVANTVSTTVDTTKNVAASAVEKGTSLIETAKDTVAQTVDKTKTVAASAVDTSLSYAGAAKDTVANTVHSTVNLTKNAAASTYDKGAALVDSAKGTLAKTVDATQNVAAAAADKSAALFESTKDTLASTVESTKSTAGSVYDKGASYVGAAKDTINTTVDTTKKAAEEAKAQALKAAEDAKEKARLAAEAAKQEAQRVANAAVEESKKAAEKAAADASNAVTCTVDNTLKRVEGAADEGLRNAGQVVDAKIKDADKYLSEKRDNLVTGLSSAAHDASQSAAGLLSKGLTAFPK; the protein is encoded by the exons GCGCATTTCGTAGCATCGGCGAGAAGACTGCATCTCTCTTCGACAGGAAGAAGAAGGATGCAGAGCAACTTGCCGCCGAGAAGGCACAGGAAGCCGCCCACGTTGTAGAAGACCAGGTCAAGAAGGCGGGCGAGCTTATTGGTGGAGCCGAGAAATCCGCCAACGATGCTGCTAGCTCAG CTGCCGATGCAAAGCACTCCGCAATCGACGCCATCGACAAGGAACTTTCGAAGGTGTCGCTTGCAGCAGGAGAGGCTGCGGACGCCGCCAACAAAGCCGTAGCTGATGGGAAGAAGGTCCTTGACACTACAAAAG ATACATTGTCGACCACCGCCGACAATACCAAGAAGGCTGCCGAGTCCGCAATAAACACAGCTAAAG ATACAGTCAGTAGTACATTGGAGAGTACTAAATCGGCTGCTCAGACCGCGGCGGAAACCGGAAAATCGTACATCGACACTGCCACAG ATACAGCGCAGGATTCGCTGCAAACAACATTAAATTCGTATGTGAGCGCTGCGTATTCCGCTATAGATATTGGCAGAACTTGCTTGGAAACCGCTAAAG ACACGCTAGCGAACACTGTAGACACTACAAAGAAAACAGCACAAAGCACTTACGAAACTGGAAAAACATACGTTGATTCCGCTAAAG ATACAGTACAAAACACGCTACAGAGCACAGTAGATACAGCTAAGAATGTCGCTAATACAACAGTGGAAACCGGGAAGGATTATGTTAATACGGCAAAAG ATACCGTAGCGAGCACTGTAGACACTACGAAGAACGCTGCGGCATCTGCCGTTGAAAAGGGAGCTACTATTGTTGGTGCTGCCAAAG ACAATGTAGCAAATACTGTATACAGTACAGTTGATTCTACAAAGAATGCGGCTGCATCTGTAGTTGATAAAGGCTCTTCGTTAATTGGCACAGCTAAAG ACACTGTACAAAATACTGTAGACACGAGCAAAAACGTTGCTGCTTCTGCCGTAGATAAAAGCACATCTTTCATTGGTGGAGCAAGAG ATTCATTAACAAGCACAGTGCACAGCGCAGTAGACACCACTAAGAATTTTGGGGCGGCTACTGTTGAGAAGGGTTCAGCTGTTATTGGCACTGCTAAAG ATACTGTAGCTCAAACTGTACACGCCACCGTAGATGCAACTAAAAATGTTGCGGCTAGCGCTATCGAGAAAGGCACAACTGCAATTGGTTCCGCCAAAG AAACCGTAGCAAATACTGTGAGCACAACTGTAGACGCAACAAAAAACGTTGCAGCAGCAGTAGTTGAAAAAGGTTCAACGATTGTGGGAACAGCAAAAG ATACGCTTGCAAACACCGTTCACACCACTGTAGATACTACGAAAAATGTAGCAGCATCGACCGTTGAAAAGGGCGCCTCTCTTATAGGCACTGCTAAAG ACACTGTAGCAACCACTCTAAACACAACCGTAGATGCTACGAAAAGTGTAGCGAGCTCTGCTGTAGAAAAAGGCACATCGTTAATCGGTACCGCAAAAG acaCAGTAGCAAACACAGTTAGTACTACAGTAGACACAACAAAAAACGTAGCAGCTTCTGCAGTTGAGAAAGGCACATCTCTCATTGAAACCGCCAAAG ACACAGTCGCACAAACTGTAGATAAAACGAAAACTGTAGCTGCATCAGCAGTTGATACAAGCTTGTCTTATGCTGGCGCTGCTAAag acACCGTAGCAAATACAGTTCATAGCACAGTAAATTTGACCAAAAATGCAGCGGCTTCTACATATGACAAAGGAGCGGCGCTCGTTGACAGTGCTAAAG GCACGTTGGCTAAAACCGTAGACGCAACGCAAAACGTAGCTGCAGCCGCTGCAGACAAAAGTGCCGCTCTATTTGAAAGCACTAAag ACACATTAGCGAGTACCGTTGAAAGTACAAAATCAACTGCCGGATCTGTATATGACAAAGGAGCATCGTATGTCGGCGCAGCCAAAG ATACCATCAACACTACCGTAGACACTACGAAGAAGGCCGCGGAAGAAGCCAAGGCACAAGCGCTAAAGGCTGCCGAAGACGCCAAAGAGAAGGCGCGATTAGCAGCCGAAGCAGCCAAGCAGGAGGCCCAGAGAGTAGCCA ATGCTGCAGTGGAAGAGTCCAAGAAGGCAGCCGAGAAAGCCGCTGCTGACGCCAGCAATGCCGTCACCTGCACCGTGGACAACACTCTCAAGCGCGTCGAAGGAGCCGCCGACGAGGGTCTACGGAACGCGGGACAGGTCGTCGACGCCAAGATCAAGGACGCCGACAAGTACCTGAGCGAGAAACGTGATAAC TTGGTGACCGGCCTGTCATCGGCAGCTCACGATGCGTCCCAGAGCGCAGCCGGTCTGCTCAGCAAGGGTCTGACCGCCTTCCCCAAGTAG
- the LOC101736140 gene encoding perilipin-4 isoform X6: MFSGIAGAFRSIGEKTASLFDRKKKDAEQLAAEKAQEAAHVVEDQVKKAGELIGGAEKSANDAASSAADAKHSAIDAIDKELSKVSLAAGEAADAANKAVADGKKVLDTTKDTLSTTADNTKKAAESAINTAKDTVSSTLESTKSAAQTAAETGKSYIDTATDTAQDSLQTTLNSYVSAAYSAIDIGRTCLETAKDTLANTVDTTKKTAQSTYETGKTYVDSAKDTVQNTLQSTVDTAKNVANTTVETGKDYVNTAKDTVASTVDTTKNAAASAVEKGATIVGAAKDNVANTVYSTVDSTKNAAASVVDKGSSLIGTAKDTVQNTVDTSKNVAASAVDKSTSFIGGARDSLTSTVHSAVDTTKNFGAATVEKGSAVIGTAKDTVAQTVHATVDATKNVAASAIEKGTTAIGSAKETVANTVSTTVDATKNVAAAVVEKGSTIVGTAKDTLANTVHTTVDTTKNVAASTVEKGASLIGTAKDTVATTLNTTVDATKSVASSAVEKGTSLIGTAKDTVANTVSTTVDTTKNVAASAVEKGTSLIETAKDTVAQTVDKTKTVAASAVDTSLSYAGAAKDTVANTVHSTVNLTKNAAASTYDKGAALVDSAKGTLAKTVDATQNVAAAAADKSAALFESTKDTLASTVESTKSTAGSVYDKGASYVGAAKDTVATTLFNTQDSSDLAERPEDVVEGAKDTINTTVDTTKKAAEEAKAQALKAAEDAKEKARLAAEAAKQEAQRVANAAVEESKKAAEKAAADASNAVTCTVDNTLKRVEGAADEGLRNAGQVVDAKIKDADKYLSEKRDNLVTGLSSAAHDASQSAAGLLSKGLTAFPK; the protein is encoded by the exons GCGCATTTCGTAGCATCGGCGAGAAGACTGCATCTCTCTTCGACAGGAAGAAGAAGGATGCAGAGCAACTTGCCGCCGAGAAGGCACAGGAAGCCGCCCACGTTGTAGAAGACCAGGTCAAGAAGGCGGGCGAGCTTATTGGTGGAGCCGAGAAATCCGCCAACGATGCTGCTAGCTCAG CTGCCGATGCAAAGCACTCCGCAATCGACGCCATCGACAAGGAACTTTCGAAGGTGTCGCTTGCAGCAGGAGAGGCTGCGGACGCCGCCAACAAAGCCGTAGCTGATGGGAAGAAGGTCCTTGACACTACAAAAG ATACATTGTCGACCACCGCCGACAATACCAAGAAGGCTGCCGAGTCCGCAATAAACACAGCTAAAG ATACAGTCAGTAGTACATTGGAGAGTACTAAATCGGCTGCTCAGACCGCGGCGGAAACCGGAAAATCGTACATCGACACTGCCACAG ATACAGCGCAGGATTCGCTGCAAACAACATTAAATTCGTATGTGAGCGCTGCGTATTCCGCTATAGATATTGGCAGAACTTGCTTGGAAACCGCTAAAG ACACGCTAGCGAACACTGTAGACACTACAAAGAAAACAGCACAAAGCACTTACGAAACTGGAAAAACATACGTTGATTCCGCTAAAG ATACAGTACAAAACACGCTACAGAGCACAGTAGATACAGCTAAGAATGTCGCTAATACAACAGTGGAAACCGGGAAGGATTATGTTAATACGGCAAAAG ATACCGTAGCGAGCACTGTAGACACTACGAAGAACGCTGCGGCATCTGCCGTTGAAAAGGGAGCTACTATTGTTGGTGCTGCCAAAG ACAATGTAGCAAATACTGTATACAGTACAGTTGATTCTACAAAGAATGCGGCTGCATCTGTAGTTGATAAAGGCTCTTCGTTAATTGGCACAGCTAAAG ACACTGTACAAAATACTGTAGACACGAGCAAAAACGTTGCTGCTTCTGCCGTAGATAAAAGCACATCTTTCATTGGTGGAGCAAGAG ATTCATTAACAAGCACAGTGCACAGCGCAGTAGACACCACTAAGAATTTTGGGGCGGCTACTGTTGAGAAGGGTTCAGCTGTTATTGGCACTGCTAAAG ATACTGTAGCTCAAACTGTACACGCCACCGTAGATGCAACTAAAAATGTTGCGGCTAGCGCTATCGAGAAAGGCACAACTGCAATTGGTTCCGCCAAAG AAACCGTAGCAAATACTGTGAGCACAACTGTAGACGCAACAAAAAACGTTGCAGCAGCAGTAGTTGAAAAAGGTTCAACGATTGTGGGAACAGCAAAAG ATACGCTTGCAAACACCGTTCACACCACTGTAGATACTACGAAAAATGTAGCAGCATCGACCGTTGAAAAGGGCGCCTCTCTTATAGGCACTGCTAAAG ACACTGTAGCAACCACTCTAAACACAACCGTAGATGCTACGAAAAGTGTAGCGAGCTCTGCTGTAGAAAAAGGCACATCGTTAATCGGTACCGCAAAAG acaCAGTAGCAAACACAGTTAGTACTACAGTAGACACAACAAAAAACGTAGCAGCTTCTGCAGTTGAGAAAGGCACATCTCTCATTGAAACCGCCAAAG ACACAGTCGCACAAACTGTAGATAAAACGAAAACTGTAGCTGCATCAGCAGTTGATACAAGCTTGTCTTATGCTGGCGCTGCTAAag acACCGTAGCAAATACAGTTCATAGCACAGTAAATTTGACCAAAAATGCAGCGGCTTCTACATATGACAAAGGAGCGGCGCTCGTTGACAGTGCTAAAG GCACGTTGGCTAAAACCGTAGACGCAACGCAAAACGTAGCTGCAGCCGCTGCAGACAAAAGTGCCGCTCTATTTGAAAGCACTAAag ACACATTAGCGAGTACCGTTGAAAGTACAAAATCAACTGCCGGATCTGTATATGACAAAGGAGCATCGTATGTCGGCGCAGCCAAAG ATACAGTAGCAACCACTCTGTTTAATACCCAAGATTCTTCAGATTTAGCCGAGAGGCCAGAGGATGTCGTCGAAGGTGCAAAAG ATACCATCAACACTACCGTAGACACTACGAAGAAGGCCGCGGAAGAAGCCAAGGCACAAGCGCTAAAGGCTGCCGAAGACGCCAAAGAGAAGGCGCGATTAGCAGCCGAAGCAGCCAAGCAGGAGGCCCAGAGAGTAGCCA ATGCTGCAGTGGAAGAGTCCAAGAAGGCAGCCGAGAAAGCCGCTGCTGACGCCAGCAATGCCGTCACCTGCACCGTGGACAACACTCTCAAGCGCGTCGAAGGAGCCGCCGACGAGGGTCTACGGAACGCGGGACAGGTCGTCGACGCCAAGATCAAGGACGCCGACAAGTACCTGAGCGAGAAACGTGATAAC TTGGTGACCGGCCTGTCATCGGCAGCTCACGATGCGTCCCAGAGCGCAGCCGGTCTGCTCAGCAAGGGTCTGACCGCCTTCCCCAAGTAG
- the LOC101736140 gene encoding perilipin-4 isoform X40 codes for MFSGIAGAFRSIGEKTASLFDRKKKDAEQLAAEKAQEAAHVVEDQVKKAGELIGGAEKSANDAASSAADAKHSAIDAIDKELSKVSLAAGEAADAANKAVADGKKVLDTTKDTLSTTADNTKKAAESAINTAKDTVSSTLESTKSAAQTAAETGKSYIDTATDTVSNTLQSTAQGTKNSANIASNTTKTYVDSAKDTLANTVDTTKKTAQSTYETGKTYVDSAKDTVQNTLQSTVDTAKNVANTTVETGKDYVNTAKDTVASTVDTTKNAAASAVEKGATIVGAAKDNVANTVYSTVDSTKNAAASVVDKGSSLIGTAKDTVQNTVDTSKNVAASAVDKSTSFIGGARDSLTSTVHSAVDTTKNFGAATVEKGSAVIGTAKDTVAQTVHATVDATKNVAASAIEKGTTAIGSAKDTVATTLNTTVDATKSVASSAVEKGTSLIGTAKDTVANTVSTTVDTTKNVAASAVEKGTSLIETAKDTVAQTVDKTKTVAASAVDTSLSYAGAAKDTVANTVHSTVNLTKNAAASTYDKGAALVDSAKGTLAKTVDATQNVAAAAADKSAALFESTKDTLASTVESTKSTAGSVYDKGASYVGAAKDTVATTLFNTQDSSDLAERPEDVVEGAKDTINTTVDTTKKAAEEAKAQALKAAEDAKEKARLAAEAAKQEAQRVANAAVEESKKAAEKAAADASNAVTCTVDNTLKRVEGAADEGLRNAGQVVDAKIKDADKYLSEKRDNLVTGLSSAAHDASQSAAGLLSKGLTAFPK; via the exons GCGCATTTCGTAGCATCGGCGAGAAGACTGCATCTCTCTTCGACAGGAAGAAGAAGGATGCAGAGCAACTTGCCGCCGAGAAGGCACAGGAAGCCGCCCACGTTGTAGAAGACCAGGTCAAGAAGGCGGGCGAGCTTATTGGTGGAGCCGAGAAATCCGCCAACGATGCTGCTAGCTCAG CTGCCGATGCAAAGCACTCCGCAATCGACGCCATCGACAAGGAACTTTCGAAGGTGTCGCTTGCAGCAGGAGAGGCTGCGGACGCCGCCAACAAAGCCGTAGCTGATGGGAAGAAGGTCCTTGACACTACAAAAG ATACATTGTCGACCACCGCCGACAATACCAAGAAGGCTGCCGAGTCCGCAATAAACACAGCTAAAG ATACAGTCAGTAGTACATTGGAGAGTACTAAATCGGCTGCTCAGACCGCGGCGGAAACCGGAAAATCGTACATCGACACTGCCACAG ACACAGTATCAAACACACTCCAGAGTACCGCTCAGGGCACAAAGAACTCTGCGAACATTGCATCGAACACAACAAAAACATACGTAGATAGTGCTAAAG ACACGCTAGCGAACACTGTAGACACTACAAAGAAAACAGCACAAAGCACTTACGAAACTGGAAAAACATACGTTGATTCCGCTAAAG ATACAGTACAAAACACGCTACAGAGCACAGTAGATACAGCTAAGAATGTCGCTAATACAACAGTGGAAACCGGGAAGGATTATGTTAATACGGCAAAAG ATACCGTAGCGAGCACTGTAGACACTACGAAGAACGCTGCGGCATCTGCCGTTGAAAAGGGAGCTACTATTGTTGGTGCTGCCAAAG ACAATGTAGCAAATACTGTATACAGTACAGTTGATTCTACAAAGAATGCGGCTGCATCTGTAGTTGATAAAGGCTCTTCGTTAATTGGCACAGCTAAAG ACACTGTACAAAATACTGTAGACACGAGCAAAAACGTTGCTGCTTCTGCCGTAGATAAAAGCACATCTTTCATTGGTGGAGCAAGAG ATTCATTAACAAGCACAGTGCACAGCGCAGTAGACACCACTAAGAATTTTGGGGCGGCTACTGTTGAGAAGGGTTCAGCTGTTATTGGCACTGCTAAAG ATACTGTAGCTCAAACTGTACACGCCACCGTAGATGCAACTAAAAATGTTGCGGCTAGCGCTATCGAGAAAGGCACAACTGCAATTGGTTCCGCCAAAG ACACTGTAGCAACCACTCTAAACACAACCGTAGATGCTACGAAAAGTGTAGCGAGCTCTGCTGTAGAAAAAGGCACATCGTTAATCGGTACCGCAAAAG acaCAGTAGCAAACACAGTTAGTACTACAGTAGACACAACAAAAAACGTAGCAGCTTCTGCAGTTGAGAAAGGCACATCTCTCATTGAAACCGCCAAAG ACACAGTCGCACAAACTGTAGATAAAACGAAAACTGTAGCTGCATCAGCAGTTGATACAAGCTTGTCTTATGCTGGCGCTGCTAAag acACCGTAGCAAATACAGTTCATAGCACAGTAAATTTGACCAAAAATGCAGCGGCTTCTACATATGACAAAGGAGCGGCGCTCGTTGACAGTGCTAAAG GCACGTTGGCTAAAACCGTAGACGCAACGCAAAACGTAGCTGCAGCCGCTGCAGACAAAAGTGCCGCTCTATTTGAAAGCACTAAag ACACATTAGCGAGTACCGTTGAAAGTACAAAATCAACTGCCGGATCTGTATATGACAAAGGAGCATCGTATGTCGGCGCAGCCAAAG ATACAGTAGCAACCACTCTGTTTAATACCCAAGATTCTTCAGATTTAGCCGAGAGGCCAGAGGATGTCGTCGAAGGTGCAAAAG ATACCATCAACACTACCGTAGACACTACGAAGAAGGCCGCGGAAGAAGCCAAGGCACAAGCGCTAAAGGCTGCCGAAGACGCCAAAGAGAAGGCGCGATTAGCAGCCGAAGCAGCCAAGCAGGAGGCCCAGAGAGTAGCCA ATGCTGCAGTGGAAGAGTCCAAGAAGGCAGCCGAGAAAGCCGCTGCTGACGCCAGCAATGCCGTCACCTGCACCGTGGACAACACTCTCAAGCGCGTCGAAGGAGCCGCCGACGAGGGTCTACGGAACGCGGGACAGGTCGTCGACGCCAAGATCAAGGACGCCGACAAGTACCTGAGCGAGAAACGTGATAAC TTGGTGACCGGCCTGTCATCGGCAGCTCACGATGCGTCCCAGAGCGCAGCCGGTCTGCTCAGCAAGGGTCTGACCGCCTTCCCCAAGTAG
- the LOC101736140 gene encoding perilipin-4 isoform X14 has translation MFSGIAGAFRSIGEKTASLFDRKKKDAEQLAAEKAQEAAHVVEDQVKKAGELIGGAEKSANDAASSAADAKHSAIDAIDKELSKVSLAAGEAADAANKAVADGKKVLDTTKDTLSTTADNTKKAAESAINTAKENTKSAAQSAFDTSKTFAASARDTVSNTLQSTAQGTKNSANIASNTTKTYVDSAKDTLANTVDTTKKTAQSTYETGKTYVDSAKDTVQNTLQSTVDTAKNVANTTVETGKDYVNTAKDTVASTVDTTKNAAASAVEKGATIVGAAKDNVANTVYSTVDSTKNAAASVVDKGSSLIGTAKDTVQNTVDTSKNVAASAVDKSTSFIGGARDSLTSTVHSAVDTTKNFGAATVEKGSAVIGTAKDTVAQTVHATVDATKNVAASAIEKGTTAIGSAKETVANTVSTTVDATKNVAAAVVEKGSTIVGTAKDTLANTVHTTVDTTKNVAASTVEKGASLIGTAKDTVATTLNTTVDATKSVASSAVEKGTSLIGTAKDTVANTVSTTVDTTKNVAASAVEKGTSLIETAKDTVAQTVDKTKTVAASAVDTSLSYAGAAKDTVANTVHSTVNLTKNAAASTYDKGAALVDSAKGTLAKTVDATQNVAAAAADKSAALFESTKDTLASTVESTKSTAGSVYDKGASYVGAAKDTVATTLFNTQDSSDLAERPEDVVEGAKDTINTTVDTTKKAAEEAKAQALKAAEDAKEKARLAAEAAKQEAQRVANAAVEESKKAAEKAAADASNAVTCTVDNTLKRVEGAADEGLRNAGQVVDAKIKDADKYLSEKRDNLVTGLSSAAHDASQSAAGLLSKGLTAFPK, from the exons GCGCATTTCGTAGCATCGGCGAGAAGACTGCATCTCTCTTCGACAGGAAGAAGAAGGATGCAGAGCAACTTGCCGCCGAGAAGGCACAGGAAGCCGCCCACGTTGTAGAAGACCAGGTCAAGAAGGCGGGCGAGCTTATTGGTGGAGCCGAGAAATCCGCCAACGATGCTGCTAGCTCAG CTGCCGATGCAAAGCACTCCGCAATCGACGCCATCGACAAGGAACTTTCGAAGGTGTCGCTTGCAGCAGGAGAGGCTGCGGACGCCGCCAACAAAGCCGTAGCTGATGGGAAGAAGGTCCTTGACACTACAAAAG ATACATTGTCGACCACCGCCGACAATACCAAGAAGGCTGCCGAGTCCGCAATAAACACAGCTAAAG AGAACACGAAATCGGCGGCCCAATCCGCATTCGATACAAGCAAGACGTTTGCGGCTAGCGCTAGAG ACACAGTATCAAACACACTCCAGAGTACCGCTCAGGGCACAAAGAACTCTGCGAACATTGCATCGAACACAACAAAAACATACGTAGATAGTGCTAAAG ACACGCTAGCGAACACTGTAGACACTACAAAGAAAACAGCACAAAGCACTTACGAAACTGGAAAAACATACGTTGATTCCGCTAAAG ATACAGTACAAAACACGCTACAGAGCACAGTAGATACAGCTAAGAATGTCGCTAATACAACAGTGGAAACCGGGAAGGATTATGTTAATACGGCAAAAG ATACCGTAGCGAGCACTGTAGACACTACGAAGAACGCTGCGGCATCTGCCGTTGAAAAGGGAGCTACTATTGTTGGTGCTGCCAAAG ACAATGTAGCAAATACTGTATACAGTACAGTTGATTCTACAAAGAATGCGGCTGCATCTGTAGTTGATAAAGGCTCTTCGTTAATTGGCACAGCTAAAG ACACTGTACAAAATACTGTAGACACGAGCAAAAACGTTGCTGCTTCTGCCGTAGATAAAAGCACATCTTTCATTGGTGGAGCAAGAG ATTCATTAACAAGCACAGTGCACAGCGCAGTAGACACCACTAAGAATTTTGGGGCGGCTACTGTTGAGAAGGGTTCAGCTGTTATTGGCACTGCTAAAG ATACTGTAGCTCAAACTGTACACGCCACCGTAGATGCAACTAAAAATGTTGCGGCTAGCGCTATCGAGAAAGGCACAACTGCAATTGGTTCCGCCAAAG AAACCGTAGCAAATACTGTGAGCACAACTGTAGACGCAACAAAAAACGTTGCAGCAGCAGTAGTTGAAAAAGGTTCAACGATTGTGGGAACAGCAAAAG ATACGCTTGCAAACACCGTTCACACCACTGTAGATACTACGAAAAATGTAGCAGCATCGACCGTTGAAAAGGGCGCCTCTCTTATAGGCACTGCTAAAG ACACTGTAGCAACCACTCTAAACACAACCGTAGATGCTACGAAAAGTGTAGCGAGCTCTGCTGTAGAAAAAGGCACATCGTTAATCGGTACCGCAAAAG acaCAGTAGCAAACACAGTTAGTACTACAGTAGACACAACAAAAAACGTAGCAGCTTCTGCAGTTGAGAAAGGCACATCTCTCATTGAAACCGCCAAAG ACACAGTCGCACAAACTGTAGATAAAACGAAAACTGTAGCTGCATCAGCAGTTGATACAAGCTTGTCTTATGCTGGCGCTGCTAAag acACCGTAGCAAATACAGTTCATAGCACAGTAAATTTGACCAAAAATGCAGCGGCTTCTACATATGACAAAGGAGCGGCGCTCGTTGACAGTGCTAAAG GCACGTTGGCTAAAACCGTAGACGCAACGCAAAACGTAGCTGCAGCCGCTGCAGACAAAAGTGCCGCTCTATTTGAAAGCACTAAag ACACATTAGCGAGTACCGTTGAAAGTACAAAATCAACTGCCGGATCTGTATATGACAAAGGAGCATCGTATGTCGGCGCAGCCAAAG ATACAGTAGCAACCACTCTGTTTAATACCCAAGATTCTTCAGATTTAGCCGAGAGGCCAGAGGATGTCGTCGAAGGTGCAAAAG ATACCATCAACACTACCGTAGACACTACGAAGAAGGCCGCGGAAGAAGCCAAGGCACAAGCGCTAAAGGCTGCCGAAGACGCCAAAGAGAAGGCGCGATTAGCAGCCGAAGCAGCCAAGCAGGAGGCCCAGAGAGTAGCCA ATGCTGCAGTGGAAGAGTCCAAGAAGGCAGCCGAGAAAGCCGCTGCTGACGCCAGCAATGCCGTCACCTGCACCGTGGACAACACTCTCAAGCGCGTCGAAGGAGCCGCCGACGAGGGTCTACGGAACGCGGGACAGGTCGTCGACGCCAAGATCAAGGACGCCGACAAGTACCTGAGCGAGAAACGTGATAAC TTGGTGACCGGCCTGTCATCGGCAGCTCACGATGCGTCCCAGAGCGCAGCCGGTCTGCTCAGCAAGGGTCTGACCGCCTTCCCCAAGTAG